One segment of Candidatus Buchananbacteria bacterium CG10_big_fil_rev_8_21_14_0_10_42_9 DNA contains the following:
- a CDS encoding glycosyltransferase family 2 protein: GKKSLNEIKLRQDRMAHATEIVEQTKSHGWKYTEAPVTVRYTLYSKKKGQKMSGGVRILFDLFLSRFSK, encoded by the coding sequence AGGTAAAAAAAGTTTAAACGAAATTAAACTTCGGCAAGATCGCATGGCTCACGCCACCGAAATTGTGGAGCAAACCAAAAGCCATGGCTGGAAATACACCGAAGCTCCCGTGACCGTGCGTTACACCTTGTATTCTAAGAAGAAGGGGCAGAAAATGAGTGGGGGAGTTAGAATTTTATTTGATTTATTTTTATCGCGATTTAGCAAATGA